One stretch of Halobacillus litoralis DNA includes these proteins:
- the safA gene encoding SafA/ExsA family spore coat assembly protein, whose amino-acid sequence MKVWMWFGAIIFAAVLFVQTPQMTQAATDTYTVKSGDTLWKISKKYKIGLSEIINANPQFDNPDLIYPGDRVTIPLKGDIKSVESQVIDLTNQERAKNGLPALKANWQLSRVARYKSRDMANKNYFSHTSPTYGSPFDMMRDFNISYNRAAENIAAGQRTPQEVVNGWMNSPGHRKNILDPNLRQIGVGYAEGGSYGHYWTQMFISQ is encoded by the coding sequence TTGAAAGTATGGATGTGGTTTGGCGCGATCATTTTTGCTGCGGTGTTGTTTGTTCAAACCCCTCAAATGACCCAAGCAGCAACGGATACTTACACAGTTAAGAGTGGGGACACATTATGGAAAATCTCAAAAAAATACAAGATTGGTTTGAGTGAAATCATCAATGCAAACCCACAGTTCGACAATCCTGATCTCATTTATCCAGGAGACAGGGTAACCATCCCTCTGAAAGGGGATATCAAATCAGTTGAAAGCCAAGTCATTGACTTGACGAACCAGGAACGAGCGAAAAACGGTCTCCCTGCATTAAAGGCCAACTGGCAGTTATCACGCGTAGCCAGGTACAAGTCCAGAGACATGGCGAATAAGAATTACTTTTCCCACACGTCTCCTACCTATGGTTCACCGTTTGATATGATGAGAGATTTCAATATCTCCTACAATCGTGCGGCAGAAAACATCGCTGCCGGTCAACGAACGCCACAGGAAGTGGTCAATGGATGGATGAATAGCCCTGGGCATAGGAAGAACATTCTAGATCCGAATTTAAGACAGATTGGCGTAGGGTACGCAGAGGGTGGAAGTTACGGTCATTATTGGACCCAGATGTTTATTTCGCAATAA
- a CDS encoding undecaprenyldiphospho-muramoylpentapeptide beta-N-acetylglucosaminyltransferase, whose protein sequence is MSQKRILFTGGGTAGHVIVNLALIPEFQKQGYTVDYIGSYSGIERNLIEPLDGVTYHGISTGKLRRYMSKENFKDPFKVLKGLAQSLRIIQKRKPQVIFSKGGFVSVPVVMAARLKSVPTVIHESDYTPGLANKLSFPFAKKILATFPETMKHLPEGKGEYIGAVVREELFEGDRSKGLALCEFNKQKPVVMVMGGSTGSKRINDAIRDNLDELLHEVQIVHICGQGHKDTSINKRGYAQFEYVQDELKDLFAATDYIVSRAGSNAIFEFLALKKPMLLIPLSRKASRGDQILNADSFVKQGYAMKREEEELTNETLLKDLRQLIDNREQILESMQSYQSEQTKEKVMDIIQSHERKK, encoded by the coding sequence ATGAGTCAAAAAAGGATTTTATTTACAGGTGGAGGGACAGCGGGACACGTCATCGTGAACCTTGCGCTTATTCCAGAATTTCAGAAACAAGGATATACCGTCGATTACATTGGATCCTATAGTGGGATTGAAAGAAATTTGATTGAGCCTTTAGATGGAGTCACCTACCACGGCATCTCAACAGGAAAACTGAGAAGGTACATGTCGAAGGAAAATTTCAAGGATCCTTTTAAGGTGTTGAAAGGATTAGCTCAATCTCTCCGCATCATCCAAAAACGGAAGCCTCAAGTCATTTTTTCAAAAGGGGGATTTGTCTCCGTACCTGTCGTCATGGCGGCACGCTTGAAGAGCGTTCCGACCGTTATTCATGAATCGGATTATACGCCGGGTCTGGCCAATAAACTATCCTTCCCGTTTGCAAAAAAAATCCTGGCTACTTTTCCTGAAACAATGAAACATCTGCCGGAAGGAAAGGGTGAATATATCGGGGCCGTAGTCCGCGAAGAACTGTTTGAAGGAGACCGCTCCAAAGGTTTAGCCTTGTGTGAATTCAACAAGCAGAAACCTGTGGTTATGGTGATGGGAGGCAGTACAGGGTCGAAGAGAATCAATGATGCGATACGCGATAATTTAGATGAATTGCTCCATGAAGTTCAGATTGTTCACATCTGTGGGCAAGGGCACAAAGACACGTCCATCAACAAACGTGGATACGCCCAATTCGAATATGTCCAAGATGAGCTGAAGGATTTGTTTGCTGCTACGGACTATATCGTCTCCAGAGCAGGATCAAACGCTATATTTGAGTTTTTAGCTTTGAAAAAACCGATGCTCCTCATCCCATTATCAAGAAAAGCAAGTCGCGGAGACCAAATTTTGAACGCAGACTCTTTTGTTAAACAGGGCTATGCGATGAAACGAGAGGAAGAAGAGCTCACAAATGAAACGTTATTAAAGGACCTCCGTCAACTCATAGACAATCGCGAGCAGATTCTTGAATCCATGCAAAGCTATCAAAGTGAACAGACGAAGGAAAAAGTGATGGACATCATCCAAAGTCATGAGAGGAAAAAGTAA
- a CDS encoding FecCD family ABC transporter permease, translated as MALIFLSGILILIASFIASLSIGAYAIPFADVVKLLLAPDEGKAASIIHTIRLPRALIGIIVGACLAIAGGIMQAITNNPLASPQVFGVNAGASLMVVAGVVLFTGLGSSTLVYFAFIGAAVGGAIVYSLSSTGGGMTPVKLALAGITVHLFLSSLIEGIVLFHETSTEDVLFWLAGGIDGRNWADVHLMIPWSLTGLIGALFLGKGLTILGLGDDVARGLGQRIGWIRASSAILVILLAGISVAVAGPIGFVGLIIPNIVRKLMGSDYRVVLPVSAVFGAALLTISDVLSRFISFPAESPVGIVTALLGAPFFLYLASKGGRAA; from the coding sequence ATGGCCCTTATTTTTTTGTCGGGGATTTTAATTCTTATTGCGAGTTTTATCGCAAGTTTAAGTATTGGTGCCTATGCGATTCCTTTTGCTGATGTGGTGAAACTTTTGCTTGCTCCAGATGAAGGAAAAGCCGCTTCCATCATCCATACGATTCGCTTACCAAGAGCTCTTATAGGAATCATTGTCGGCGCCTGTTTAGCTATTGCTGGAGGGATCATGCAGGCGATTACGAACAACCCTTTAGCTTCCCCTCAAGTGTTCGGAGTCAATGCAGGGGCTTCGTTAATGGTGGTCGCCGGAGTTGTACTCTTTACTGGACTTGGTTCTTCCACACTCGTATATTTCGCATTTATAGGTGCAGCCGTCGGAGGAGCGATAGTCTATTCGCTCTCTTCTACAGGTGGAGGGATGACGCCTGTCAAATTGGCATTGGCCGGAATTACTGTCCACTTGTTTCTTTCCTCTTTAATTGAAGGCATCGTCCTTTTTCATGAAACATCGACGGAAGATGTTCTTTTTTGGCTAGCCGGTGGCATCGATGGTCGTAACTGGGCCGATGTCCACTTGATGATTCCCTGGTCATTGACCGGGCTCATCGGAGCACTATTTCTAGGCAAAGGGCTGACGATTCTTGGATTAGGTGACGATGTAGCAAGGGGGTTAGGACAGAGAATTGGGTGGATCCGGGCTTCATCGGCCATCTTAGTCATCCTATTAGCCGGAATTTCTGTGGCTGTTGCTGGTCCAATCGGTTTTGTAGGCTTGATCATACCAAATATTGTACGAAAGCTGATGGGATCAGATTATCGCGTGGTCCTACCTGTGTCAGCAGTATTTGGTGCGGCATTATTAACAATCTCTGATGTCCTCTCAAGATTCATTTCATTTCCAGCAGAGTCACCGGTGGGGATAGTAACAGCGCTACTCGGAGCCCCATTTTTCTTATACTTGGCTAGTAAGGGAGGGAGAGCGGCATGA
- a CDS encoding Ger(x)C family spore germination protein, with product MRRYLVIVMAVLLFLTGCWDEKQFKNVKLVLSLGFDQGEEGQIIQTVSIPTVSRSSEGAGSESLQVLSTSASTPLQARNKIDRMISESYDPSKVKVVILGQDLAEKNIYPILDDMYRNSRSNLNAYLAVVEEGTAKDVISMNHSGATRISNYVGGLLEAAISSTHATGENLQLLCAELLEPGIDFSVPMLKIEDDGSLLTFSGMGLFHDKAYTGEKIDAEQTTLYMLLQGVKGRDAHLTEKIDDNKEEEILDYVTVEVSQNDRKMNIKNEDGEISVSINLDMKVKIVEYPSDHLYVKGRVEEIGKKLSETLTEDSVDIIAQLQGANSDVFGIGRRVKAYHPDTWKKLDWKEEYPEISIKPTVKVEVIQHGIIN from the coding sequence ATGAGAAGGTACTTGGTCATTGTTATGGCCGTTCTCCTATTTCTTACGGGGTGTTGGGATGAAAAACAGTTTAAAAATGTAAAGCTGGTACTTTCGCTCGGGTTTGATCAAGGAGAGGAAGGACAAATTATACAGACTGTCTCCATACCTACGGTGAGTAGGTCATCGGAGGGGGCGGGTAGTGAAAGCCTCCAAGTATTATCAACTTCTGCCAGTACTCCTTTACAAGCAAGAAATAAGATTGACCGCATGATCTCAGAGTCTTATGATCCATCAAAAGTTAAAGTAGTAATATTAGGGCAAGACCTTGCTGAGAAGAACATCTATCCCATTCTTGATGATATGTATCGAAACTCTCGCAGCAACTTGAATGCCTATCTTGCCGTTGTAGAAGAAGGAACAGCTAAGGATGTTATAAGTATGAATCATAGTGGAGCTACAAGAATTAGCAACTACGTCGGCGGGCTGCTGGAAGCTGCAATTTCATCCACTCATGCGACAGGTGAGAACCTTCAGCTGCTTTGTGCTGAATTGTTGGAACCTGGAATTGATTTCTCAGTCCCTATGTTGAAAATAGAAGATGATGGGAGTCTCCTAACTTTTAGCGGTATGGGGTTATTTCATGATAAAGCCTACACAGGTGAAAAGATTGATGCGGAACAAACGACATTGTATATGCTTTTGCAAGGGGTCAAGGGAAGAGACGCCCATTTGACGGAAAAAATCGATGATAACAAAGAGGAAGAAATTTTGGATTATGTTACTGTGGAAGTTTCTCAAAACGATCGTAAAATGAACATTAAAAATGAAGATGGGGAAATTTCAGTAAGCATCAATCTCGATATGAAAGTGAAGATTGTCGAATACCCCTCGGATCATTTGTACGTAAAAGGGAGAGTTGAGGAAATCGGTAAGAAGCTCTCAGAAACACTCACCGAAGATTCTGTAGATATTATCGCTCAGCTTCAAGGAGCGAACAGTGATGTTTTTGGCATCGGAAGAAGAGTGAAAGCCTATCATCCTGATACTTGGAAAAAATTAGACTGGAAGGAAGAGTATCCGGAAATATCCATTAAACCAACCGTGAAAGTGGAAGTCATCCAGCATGGAATCATTAATTAA
- a CDS encoding NupC/NupG family nucleoside CNT transporter — protein sequence MGILLGILAVAIILGIAFLMSNDRKNINFKGVAVMIVVQLLITAFMFNTTIGKMIIDGISAGFNKLIEFGTVGVNFVLGGVEVGENGVFFFNVLLIIIFFATILSVLTYLKILPFIIKYLGWGLSKITGLPKVESFNAVNSIFFGQSEALIAIKSQFHNLNDNRLYIVSASAMGSVSASIVGAYLGMLPSQYILVALPLNMFSALIVSSIIAPVKVSKEEDKVDIQDVSNAKSFFEAMGNGALDGGKIALIVASMLIAFIASLELVNWVFGAVFNGFTLQELLGYIIAPIGLLMGIPAAEVVDAGAIMGTKIVTNEFVAMLEFSNMLDSVSEKTVGIVTVFLTSFANFSSIGIIAGTVQGIDADKGGRVSGFGMKLLIGATLGSMLSATIAGLFL from the coding sequence GTGGGTATTCTTTTAGGTATTCTTGCTGTTGCGATCATTCTTGGAATCGCTTTTCTCATGTCCAATGATCGTAAAAATATTAATTTCAAAGGCGTAGCTGTCATGATTGTCGTTCAATTGCTGATTACGGCATTCATGTTCAATACGACCATCGGAAAAATGATCATTGACGGGATTTCCGCCGGATTCAACAAGTTGATTGAATTTGGAACGGTCGGTGTTAACTTCGTACTAGGTGGCGTAGAAGTAGGAGAGAACGGCGTGTTCTTCTTCAACGTTCTTTTGATCATCATTTTCTTCGCAACCATTCTTTCTGTTTTGACATATCTGAAGATCTTGCCTTTCATTATTAAATATCTTGGTTGGGGACTTTCAAAAATTACCGGTTTGCCGAAGGTTGAATCTTTCAACGCAGTAAACAGTATTTTCTTCGGTCAGTCTGAAGCTTTGATCGCTATCAAATCACAGTTCCACAACTTGAATGATAACCGTTTGTATATTGTTAGTGCTTCCGCTATGGGATCTGTATCTGCGTCCATCGTAGGTGCGTATCTTGGAATGTTGCCAAGTCAATATATCCTTGTGGCTCTTCCATTAAACATGTTCAGTGCCTTGATCGTGTCGTCCATCATTGCACCGGTTAAAGTTTCTAAAGAAGAGGACAAAGTTGATATTCAAGACGTTTCAAATGCGAAAAGTTTCTTTGAAGCTATGGGTAATGGTGCCCTTGATGGTGGTAAAATCGCACTAATCGTTGCATCTATGCTTATTGCCTTCATCGCCTCTCTTGAACTTGTGAACTGGGTGTTTGGAGCTGTATTCAACGGCTTTACGCTTCAAGAGCTCCTTGGTTATATTATTGCACCAATCGGTTTGCTGATGGGTATTCCAGCTGCTGAAGTCGTCGACGCTGGTGCAATCATGGGTACGAAAATCGTAACGAACGAATTCGTCGCGATGCTTGAATTCTCTAATATGCTTGATAGCGTATCGGAGAAAACAGTGGGTATTGTAACAGTCTTCCTTACAAGTTTCGCTAACTTCTCCTCGATCGGTATCATTGCTGGTACTGTTCAAGGTATTGATGCGGACAAAGGTGGACGAGTATCTGGTTTCGGTATGAAGCTTCTTATCGGTGCGACTCTAGGTTCTATGCTTTCTGCAACAATTGCAGGATTATTCCTATAA
- a CDS encoding ATP-binding protein, translating into MMKASIEANIRHPRELRDVRRKYSPYLAKYYGNDQLLVDASITEAVWNAWAHGHQERTDYPVLLKIHFLHSRLLVRVYDHGDGFDWRPYQVTGDMKHWFPSVEDLDESGRGITLMLRVMDVLRYNEKGNECLLMKKYLNQE; encoded by the coding sequence ATGATGAAGGCATCTATAGAAGCCAATATCAGACATCCGAGAGAACTGAGAGATGTCCGACGTAAATATTCACCATATCTTGCCAAATACTACGGGAATGATCAACTTCTTGTGGATGCATCGATTACCGAAGCTGTATGGAATGCGTGGGCCCATGGCCATCAAGAGAGAACAGATTATCCCGTCTTATTGAAAATCCACTTTCTTCATTCACGGTTACTCGTCAGGGTCTACGATCATGGAGACGGGTTTGACTGGAGGCCTTATCAGGTGACAGGGGATATGAAGCACTGGTTCCCAAGTGTGGAAGACTTGGATGAAAGTGGACGTGGAATTACGTTAATGCTTAGAGTTATGGATGTTTTGCGATATAATGAAAAGGGCAACGAGTGTTTGCTAATGAAAAAATATCTCAATCAGGAGTAG
- a CDS encoding ABC transporter substrate-binding protein: MKKILFSFIMLALILIVTACGSSSEDQTSEDTQDKSSEATEDTRVIEHEMGETEIKGQPEKVVALEFSFVDNLASLGVSPVGIADDDDTERIIEPIREKIGDYTSVGTRKQPSLEVISSLQPDLIIADMKRHKDIYDQLSDIAPTIILPSLAADYEGIISSFETVSKAMGMEEKGEEVLADHEAKMEELRAQVPEDEERTVLPAVVADSGYFAHNMESYTGSLLESIGLKNAIQSGDERYNKINLEQVVEFNPDVMFHMVAGDQTVVDEWESNELYQGISAVENGEVHEVDRNMWSRFRGLISSEKILEDAINYLYEE, from the coding sequence ATGAAGAAAATTTTATTTTCGTTTATTATGCTCGCTCTTATCCTAATTGTCACGGCATGTGGAAGTTCTTCAGAAGATCAAACTTCAGAAGACACTCAGGATAAAAGCAGTGAAGCCACGGAAGATACACGCGTAATTGAACATGAGATGGGAGAGACCGAAATTAAAGGTCAGCCTGAGAAGGTCGTTGCTCTTGAGTTTTCATTCGTTGACAACCTTGCTTCTTTAGGTGTTTCACCTGTCGGCATCGCAGACGATGATGATACAGAACGCATCATCGAACCGATCCGTGAGAAAATCGGTGACTATACATCAGTAGGTACGAGAAAGCAGCCTTCCTTAGAAGTCATCAGTTCCCTTCAACCTGACTTGATCATTGCGGATATGAAGAGACACAAAGATATTTATGATCAGTTGTCTGATATTGCTCCGACGATCATTCTTCCTTCTCTAGCGGCTGATTATGAGGGTATTATTTCAAGCTTCGAAACCGTATCAAAAGCCATGGGTATGGAAGAAAAAGGTGAAGAAGTTCTAGCCGATCATGAGGCAAAAATGGAAGAGCTTCGAGCGCAGGTACCTGAGGACGAGGAGCGTACCGTCCTTCCAGCAGTAGTGGCGGACAGCGGTTACTTCGCACACAACATGGAATCTTACACAGGCTCTTTATTGGAATCTATTGGTTTGAAAAACGCGATCCAGAGCGGAGACGAACGCTACAATAAAATCAACTTGGAACAAGTGGTTGAATTCAATCCAGATGTAATGTTCCATATGGTCGCTGGTGATCAAACGGTTGTTGATGAGTGGGAAAGCAATGAATTGTATCAGGGTATTTCAGCTGTGGAAAATGGAGAGGTCCACGAGGTCGATCGTAACATGTGGTCCCGTTTCCGAGGATTAATTTCATCTGAAAAAATTCTAGAGGACGCCATCAACTATTTATATGAAGAATAA
- a CDS encoding MATE family efflux transporter: MYETKTLKEKIKLFIVILIPILITQIGMYLMNFFDTIMAGQSGPDQLAGVAIGSSIWMPVFTGLNGILMAISPIVAQLKGAKKEYEISYSVKQGIYLSIFLAVGIGTLGFFLLDPILSLLDITPEVRHVAKYYLVTLGMGIVPLFVFNILRSFVDALGQTKVSMAVILMTLPVNVLFNYMFIFGRLGAPELGGIGAGVASALTYWVSLVIIAIIIHKLRPLSTYKIFQSWISPEWKEWWAQLKIGIPIGFAIFFETSIFAAVTFFMTAYDTSTIAAHQAAINFASLLYMIPLSIAFALTIAVGFEVGAERHKEARTYSYLGIASAVMMSVFAGLILFLFDDAIARLYSTDERVIELTKNFIIYAIFFQLSDGFGAPLQGILRGYKDVNITLVMAFISYWGIGLPSGYWLANYTALGPYGYWLSLTIGLTAGAITLLIRMLYIQKRNTQISSTS; encoded by the coding sequence ATGTATGAAACAAAAACTTTAAAAGAAAAAATCAAACTGTTCATCGTCATCCTCATTCCGATCCTGATCACACAAATTGGAATGTACCTGATGAACTTTTTCGATACGATTATGGCTGGTCAATCCGGCCCTGATCAATTGGCAGGAGTAGCGATAGGGTCAAGCATATGGATGCCTGTCTTTACAGGTTTGAATGGCATTCTCATGGCTATTTCCCCAATTGTCGCTCAATTAAAAGGGGCAAAAAAAGAATATGAAATTTCTTATTCCGTCAAACAAGGGATTTATTTATCCATCTTTTTGGCGGTAGGAATAGGAACACTCGGGTTCTTTTTATTGGATCCGATCTTGTCATTATTGGATATCACTCCAGAAGTTCGGCATGTAGCGAAATATTACTTAGTGACACTGGGAATGGGAATTGTCCCCTTGTTTGTCTTCAACATCCTTCGCTCATTTGTAGATGCCCTAGGTCAAACCAAAGTTTCAATGGCCGTTATACTGATGACACTCCCAGTCAATGTCCTTTTCAATTATATGTTCATCTTTGGTCGGTTGGGTGCCCCTGAACTGGGAGGAATCGGGGCAGGAGTAGCTTCTGCTCTAACTTATTGGGTATCATTAGTCATCATTGCCATCATCATTCACAAACTCCGCCCACTAAGCACTTATAAGATTTTCCAGTCATGGATTTCTCCTGAATGGAAAGAGTGGTGGGCACAATTGAAAATCGGCATTCCCATCGGTTTTGCCATCTTTTTTGAAACGAGTATTTTTGCGGCCGTCACCTTTTTTATGACGGCTTATGACACGAGTACGATCGCTGCTCATCAGGCAGCCATCAACTTTGCATCACTTCTTTATATGATCCCTTTGAGTATCGCCTTTGCACTAACCATTGCTGTTGGATTTGAAGTTGGGGCAGAAAGACACAAAGAAGCGAGAACTTATTCTTATTTAGGCATTGCATCAGCTGTAATGATGAGCGTCTTTGCAGGTTTAATTTTATTTTTGTTCGATGATGCGATTGCAAGACTCTACAGCACAGATGAAAGAGTAATTGAATTGACTAAGAATTTCATCATCTATGCTATCTTCTTTCAGCTGTCGGATGGATTCGGCGCACCTCTGCAAGGGATTCTCCGCGGCTATAAGGATGTGAACATTACGCTTGTTATGGCGTTCATTTCTTATTGGGGCATTGGTTTGCCGAGTGGGTACTGGCTTGCGAACTATACGGCACTTGGACCTTACGGATACTGGTTAAGCTTGACAATCGGCTTAACCGCAGGAGCCATCACCCTCCTCATCCGTATGCTGTACATCCAAAAAAGAAATACTCAAATAAGCAGCACTTCCTAA
- a CDS encoding aldehyde dehydrogenase family protein gives MDRHKLYINGEWIDTNDQLDVLNKYTQETFAQVAKASEKEVDAAIEAATHAYKQHAMSPYERFERLKRVSELLKENQEEMAKVITMEAGKPIKQALTELDRAAQTFELAAEEAKRIHGEGVPVEAAPGSENRMAFTIKVPVGVVGAISPFNFPVNLVAHKIAPAIAAGNAVVLKPASKTPISALKLAKLFEEAGIPKGFLNVVVGSGSTVGNQMMKDERINLYTFTGSAEVGLKLKQNTGLNKLVLELGNNSPVIIDKEADLDAAAENVAAKSYAFAGQVCISVQRLYVHEDVREVFQDKFIRAIEKLNVGDPNDPKTDVGPMISEEEAKRAEQWVEEAKAAGAKVIHGGNREAALFHPTVLTNVKPDMKVVCEEIFAPVVSMIPFSDLPSCIKEVNDSPYGLQGGIFTQNLDTAFYAAKNVEVGGLMVNDSSQYRVDLMPYGGVKDSGWGKEGPKYTIEDMTEERLIVLNLNQ, from the coding sequence ATGGATCGTCATAAGCTCTATATTAATGGAGAATGGATAGACACCAATGATCAACTGGACGTATTGAACAAATACACACAGGAAACCTTTGCGCAGGTGGCTAAAGCGTCTGAGAAAGAAGTTGATGCAGCCATTGAAGCAGCGACGCATGCGTATAAACAGCATGCCATGTCTCCTTACGAACGCTTTGAACGATTGAAACGTGTGAGTGAATTATTGAAAGAGAACCAGGAGGAGATGGCAAAAGTCATCACGATGGAAGCCGGGAAGCCGATCAAACAAGCGTTAACCGAATTGGACCGGGCGGCTCAGACTTTTGAATTGGCAGCAGAAGAGGCGAAGCGGATCCATGGGGAAGGTGTTCCAGTAGAGGCAGCACCAGGGTCTGAAAACCGTATGGCTTTTACGATCAAGGTCCCAGTGGGAGTTGTCGGAGCCATCAGCCCTTTCAATTTTCCGGTCAACCTTGTCGCACATAAAATAGCACCTGCTATAGCGGCAGGGAATGCGGTAGTCTTGAAGCCTGCAAGTAAGACACCAATTTCCGCGTTGAAATTGGCCAAGTTGTTCGAAGAAGCCGGAATCCCGAAAGGTTTTCTTAATGTGGTGGTTGGTTCAGGGTCCACGGTTGGAAATCAAATGATGAAAGATGAGCGAATCAACCTTTACACGTTTACAGGAAGTGCGGAAGTCGGGCTGAAGTTAAAACAAAATACAGGTCTGAACAAACTCGTGCTGGAGCTCGGAAATAACTCACCAGTCATTATCGATAAAGAAGCGGACCTTGATGCAGCTGCAGAAAACGTAGCTGCTAAAAGTTATGCTTTTGCCGGGCAAGTTTGTATTTCTGTCCAAAGATTGTATGTACATGAAGATGTTCGTGAAGTATTTCAGGATAAGTTCATCCGAGCCATTGAAAAGTTGAATGTAGGTGACCCGAATGATCCGAAAACTGATGTCGGTCCTATGATAAGCGAGGAAGAAGCCAAGCGTGCCGAACAATGGGTGGAGGAAGCAAAGGCAGCAGGGGCCAAAGTCATCCACGGCGGCAATCGTGAGGCCGCTTTATTTCACCCTACGGTTTTAACAAATGTAAAACCAGATATGAAAGTCGTTTGTGAAGAAATATTTGCTCCTGTAGTAAGCATGATACCGTTTTCTGATCTTCCATCCTGTATTAAAGAAGTGAATGATTCACCTTACGGGCTCCAGGGCGGTATATTCACGCAGAACCTTGACACCGCTTTTTACGCAGCGAAAAATGTTGAAGTTGGGGGACTCATGGTTAATGACTCTTCTCAATACCGTGTCGACCTCATGCCTTATGGTGGTGTGAAAGATAGTGGATGGGGCAAAGAGGGCCCGAAATACACGATCGAAGATATGACAGAAGAACGCTTGATCGTTCTTAACTTAAACCAGTAG
- a CDS encoding FecCD family ABC transporter permease, whose product MSLKKMHPTTIIISLSILILLGAFLSIGVGAVWIPPGSIYNYFVGVDAGGSGYIIENFRLPRIIMSLLVGTGLGISGAILQGIIRNPLASPDVIGITKGAGFAAAAVIILFPSLPVIGLPIAAFLGAGLVTIGLYLFAFKRGVQPATLALVGIALGAICQAGIQFLTVKFPLETNAALVWLTGSLWGKDWTDVWLLLPWIVIVVPITLFLAPKLDVLSLGDDVAEGLGEPVRKARLLLLIIAVILAGASVAVVGTLGFVGLIAPHIARQLVGNKHIYLLPVSALTGTFLLMVADNLGRGLFPPTEVPAGIFTAVIGAPYFLFLLRKMQKS is encoded by the coding sequence ATGAGCTTAAAAAAGATGCATCCGACGACAATTATTATTTCCCTTTCCATACTCATCTTGTTAGGAGCCTTTCTTTCTATTGGTGTCGGTGCTGTTTGGATTCCGCCTGGTTCCATATACAACTATTTTGTTGGAGTGGATGCAGGAGGAAGCGGGTACATCATTGAGAATTTCCGTTTGCCACGGATCATTATGAGCCTGTTGGTGGGCACTGGACTAGGGATATCAGGCGCCATACTGCAGGGGATTATCCGGAATCCTCTTGCTTCTCCGGATGTTATTGGGATTACCAAAGGTGCTGGATTTGCAGCCGCCGCTGTAATCATCCTCTTTCCTTCTTTGCCTGTTATCGGCCTTCCGATTGCCGCATTTTTAGGAGCGGGGTTAGTCACAATCGGTCTTTATCTTTTCGCTTTTAAAAGAGGCGTCCAGCCAGCGACGCTTGCCCTTGTTGGTATTGCGTTAGGAGCGATTTGTCAGGCGGGAATTCAGTTTCTGACCGTTAAATTTCCGTTGGAGACGAATGCAGCTCTGGTCTGGTTGACCGGCAGCTTATGGGGGAAAGATTGGACAGATGTGTGGCTGCTGCTGCCTTGGATTGTGATTGTTGTTCCGATTACGCTTTTTCTAGCACCAAAGCTTGATGTTCTTAGTCTTGGAGACGATGTCGCAGAAGGGCTCGGCGAACCTGTTCGAAAAGCGAGACTGCTATTATTGATTATAGCAGTGATCCTTGCAGGTGCCTCAGTAGCAGTGGTCGGTACACTTGGATTCGTCGGGTTAATTGCTCCGCATATTGCCCGCCAACTGGTAGGGAATAAGCATATCTATCTGCTTCCTGTTTCAGCGCTAACAGGTACGTTCCTCTTAATGGTTGCTGATAATTTGGGGCGAGGCTTGTTTCCGCCTACAGAAGTCCCAGCAGGAATTTTTACTGCTGTGATTGGAGCCCCGTACTTTTTGTTCTTATTGAGAAAAATGCAGAAGTCATAG